A single genomic interval of Desulfomicrobium apsheronum harbors:
- a CDS encoding (2Fe-2S)-binding protein: MSELVCYCFGYTSDDIEQDVIQKGKSTIFERIMNEKKAGGCQCAEKNPKGR; the protein is encoded by the coding sequence ATGTCAGAACTCGTATGCTATTGTTTTGGCTATACATCCGACGATATTGAGCAGGATGTTATTCAAAAAGGAAAATCTACAATTTTTGAACGTATCATGAACGAAAAAAAGGCTGGTGGGTGCCAGTGTGCTGAAAAGAATCCGAAAGGTCGCTGA